From the Lathyrus oleraceus cultivar Zhongwan6 chromosome 3, CAAS_Psat_ZW6_1.0, whole genome shotgun sequence genome, the window ATACCCATTAGGAAGTTATCAGCCATTCATTTTTGTCTAATATATGTTTTAATTTTCAGTGGTTGACGAGTTAATTGTTTGCCTTATAGAAAATGGATCGTACTTGGATGTACGATAGAGTATATTCCAATAGACACAGATTGAAAGAAGAGTATGTTCGCGGGGTTAAAGACTTCGTAAAGAGGGCTTTGAAACAACCTATTTGTAAATCTGAGGGAGGGATAAGGTGTCCGTGTATAAATTGCAAGTGTCTCAAGATAAGAACACCAACTAATGTTAGACTTCACTTGTGTCGAGATGGATTTCAACCGGACTATTGGATTTGGACTCAACATGGAGAAGTAGAGCTCAATGTTAATACAAGGAATGATTCAAATAGTAGTGAGCATGTGCATCATGATGACCAAATTGAGGCAATGAATCAGATGGTGTATGATGCTTTTAGGCCTTATGGAGTATTCTCTCACGTGAATGATAACATAGAAGTTGAGGAATATACGGAGGATGAGTTTCCCAACGAAGATGCCAAACGATTTTATGACAAGTTGATATCTTTCAACAAGCCCATTTATGAGGGAGCTACCCAATCAATATTATCAATATCTACTCAACTTCTTGAAATTAGGTCTAATTGGCATGTTCCACAAAAAGGTTTAGATTTTGTTGCACAAATGCTTAAAAGTGTATGTCCAGTTCAAAAATGCTTGCCCGAGAACTATTACCAAGCAACACAGTTGGTATCTAAGTTAGGGCTAAAGGTTGAGAAGATTGATTGTTGTAAGAATGGTTGTATGTTATATTACAAGGATGATAGCAAGCTATCAGAGTGCAAATTTTGTAATGCTCCTAGGTTCATTCCTCGCAAGACTGGCATGGGAAAGTACAAAGATATCCCAGTGAAGAGAATGTTCTACTTCCCAATCATTCCCAGATTACAAAGATTGTATGCATCAACTGAGTCGGCAAGTGAAATGAGATGGCATCACATGAACAAAAATAGTTCCAACATCCTTCGCCACCCGTCAGATGGAAAAGCATGGAAACATTTTGATAGTGTATATCCTGACTTTTCTAGGGAACCCAGAAATGTAAGGTTGGGTCTGTGTTTAGATGTTTTACTCCTTACATTCAAGCGTCTGCTTCTCCATACTCATGTTGGCCAATAATAGTTACTCCGTATAATCTCCCCCCTGAAATGTGCATGACCAAACCATACTTGTTTTTGGCATGCCTCATACCCGGACCTAAAAACCCTAAATTAAAGATAGATGTCTACTTGCAACCATTGATTGATGATCTACATCGATTGTGGTCCAATGGAATATTGACCTATGATATATCTACAAAACAAAACTTCATCATGAAAGCCTGCTTGATGTGgacaattaatgattttccagccTATGGTATGTTATCTGGATGGGGAACACAAGGTAAattggcatgccctcattgtATGGAACACACTGATGCTTTCACCTTGAAAAGTGGCCATAAGAATTCCTGGTTTGACTGTCATCGTCGTTTCTTGCCATCTAATCACTCCTTCAGAAGGAGTAAAAGAAGTTTCCTAAAAAATAGGGTTATGACCAATGAGCCACCTCCCATTTCCACAGGGAAAGATATATGGGCGGTAATAAGTAATTTTCCAAAAGTTACTGAAATTGGATGGGAGGCGAAATGGAAAGAATTCGAAGGATATGGAGTGGATCACAATTGGAAAAAGCGAAGTATTTTTTGGGATCTCCCATATTGGAAGGATAACTTGTTAAGGCATAACCTCGATGTGATGTACATAGAAAAAAACGTCTTCGATAATATATTTAATACTGTCATGAATGTTAAGGACAAAACAAAGGATAATGAAAAGGCAAGAGAAAACTTGGCTAAATTATGCTTTCGCGGGGACTTGGAGCTCCAACCCTTAGAAAACGGAAAGAATGGTAAACCAAAGGCTAGTTACACTCTAACCAAATCTGAAGTCAAGTTGGTTTGTAAATGGCTTAAGGAATTGAGAATGCCAGATGGCTATGCTTCAAACCTCAGTAGGTGTGCCAATGTAGAAAAGGGTACGGTGCATGGGATGAAGAGCCATGATTGTCATGTTTTCATGGAATGTTTACTCCCAATTGCATTCCATTCATTGCCAGATTTGGTTTGGAAACCATTAACTGAGCTAAGTCGATTCTTTAAAGATCTTTGTTGCAATACATTGAGGATGGACGACTTAATTAAGTTGGATGAGAATATTCTAATTATCATATGCAAGTTGGAAAGGATTTTTCCACCAGGTTTCTTTGACTCAATGGAGCATCTTCCAATCCATCTTGCCAAAGAAGCAATTCTAGGTGGTCCAGTACAGTACCGATGGATGTATCCATTCGAAAGGTAATTGTTGTGGTTGATTTTATTAAGTTATTGCATGTTTATCATAAATTAATAAACGTGGAATGATTGAATGTGCAGATTTATGGGAGTCTCAAAGAGGGCAGTGACAAATAAGGCTAGAGTTGAAGGTTCCATATGCAGTGATTATATACATCGCGAGACAAATTACTTTTGCTCTCATTATTTCAACTCTTTCCGTTTGTTGCCAACCATAAATCTTAGTAACAAACCTCATTTAGACAATGATGACATTCTACCTACAATGTCCATTCTACAAAGTGGCGGTCGACCAAGTGGGAAGTCACGAAAATATTTTCTATCTGATAAGGAATGGAAGTCTTCACATGTGCATGTCTTGATAAATTGTGATGAGGTTAAACCATATCTTGAGTAAGTGTGCATCATAATATATTCAATCAAATTATTGATGCATATCATAATAGATATTTACTTATGAATCGTGTGATTTATTTCAACATATTCTTAGAGAACCACTCTCTAGATATAGAAGATTCATCTGGGCGCATACATATAGAGTTTCCCATATGGCTGAAGAAATATGTAAATGAGGAGGCAAATGGAGTTACTAACCAAGATATAATTGCCTTGTCTCGCAGTCCTGCATCAATGGCCATATCATGGAACATGTATTTTATCAATGGGTACAAGTTTCATACTGAAGAATGGAGCAAAGGTAGAAAAACTAGCAATTGTGGTGTGCACGTGAAAGGTCTTGCAGAAGGAGGAAATACTTATTTTTATGGAATAATCAAACATATCTTTGAG encodes:
- the LOC127130641 gene encoding uncharacterized protein LOC127130641, which encodes MDRTWMYDRVYSNRHRLKEEYVRGVKDFVKRALKQPICKSEGGIRCPCINCKCLKIRTPTNVRLHLCRDGFQPDYWIWTQHGEVELNVNTRNDSNSSEHVHHDDQIEAMNQMVYDAFRPYGVFSHVNDNIEVEEYTEDEFPNEDAKRFYDKLISFNKPIYEGATQSILSISTQLLEIRSNWHVPQKGLDFVAQMLKSVCPVQKCLPENYYQATQLVSKLGLKVEKIDCCKNGCMLYYKDDSKLSECKFCNAPRFIPRKTGMGKYKDIPVKRMFYFPIIPRLQRLYASTESASEMRWHHMNKNSSNILRHPSDGKAWKHFDSVYPDFSREPRNVRLGLCLDVLLLTFKRLLLHTHVGQ